Proteins found in one Nocardia brasiliensis ATCC 700358 genomic segment:
- a CDS encoding 5-methylcytosine restriction system specificity protein McrC, translating to MLVVGEKKTRIPVRSLWFLLIYESGLLDQLSTGRRAAVLGGDRDDHLSDVIVELFAGDVEARLRRQLTPQYRDRAADLTRVRGRIDHLRTEGRRLLDRGTVACRFTELIVDTPRNRYIAAVLRKSATLVQSEELAHRCTAAAFALSRLGVGTRAPTRAELSRDRVGTHDRADQHLLSLARLVEDMALPVHEPGHIHLPEIDTGAHGRLRTLFEKAIRNYYRRHLNSADWTVTAPKLRWDHRSNDAGAALLPEMRTDTVLAHRKTARRIIIETKFTDGLTEHYGKIRVKSEYLYQLYAYLMSQPQPDAEGVLLFVTTAGRTPIAESVTIQGHRLRFISLDLAQPLAGIRQTLDGVLSTE from the coding sequence GTGCTCGTCGTAGGCGAGAAGAAGACGCGCATTCCGGTGCGCAGCCTCTGGTTCCTGCTCATCTACGAGTCGGGTTTGCTCGACCAACTGTCCACCGGCCGACGCGCGGCGGTGCTCGGCGGCGACCGCGACGACCACCTCTCCGACGTCATCGTCGAGCTCTTCGCCGGCGATGTCGAAGCGCGGCTGCGCAGGCAGCTCACTCCCCAATACCGGGATCGCGCAGCCGATCTCACCCGTGTGCGCGGACGCATCGACCACCTGCGCACCGAGGGTCGTCGCCTGCTCGACCGGGGCACGGTCGCCTGCCGCTTCACCGAGTTGATCGTCGACACCCCGCGCAACCGGTATATCGCTGCGGTCCTGCGCAAGTCGGCGACGCTCGTGCAGAGCGAGGAACTCGCGCACCGCTGCACCGCCGCCGCGTTCGCCCTGTCCCGGCTCGGTGTGGGCACCCGGGCACCCACCCGCGCGGAACTGTCCCGCGACCGGGTCGGCACCCATGATCGGGCCGACCAGCATCTGCTGTCCTTGGCCAGACTGGTCGAGGACATGGCCCTGCCGGTGCACGAGCCCGGCCACATCCACCTGCCGGAAATCGACACCGGCGCGCATGGTCGCCTGCGCACGCTTTTCGAGAAGGCGATCCGCAATTACTACCGCCGGCATTTGAATTCGGCGGACTGGACCGTCACCGCACCGAAACTTCGCTGGGACCATCGCTCGAACGATGCCGGTGCCGCCCTACTGCCGGAAATGCGCACGGACACTGTGCTGGCGCATCGGAAAACCGCTCGCCGCATCATCATCGAGACGAAGTTCACCGACGGGTTGACCGAGCACTACGGCAAGATCCGCGTCAAGAGCGAATACCTCTACCAGCTCTACGCGTATCTGATGTCCCAGCCTCAGCCCGACGCCGAGGGTGTGCTGCTTTTCGTCACCACCGCGGGACGAACACCTATCGCCGAGTCGGTGACCATTCAGGGCCACCGACTCCGCTTCATATCCTTGGACCTCGCCCAACCCCTCGCGGGCATCCGGCAGACGCTCGACGGTGTGCTGTCCACCGAGTGA
- a CDS encoding SulP family inorganic anion transporter: protein MSTDTDPAPRTLPRTTSLPARLAVLGRHDLPASIVVFLVALPLSLGVAVASGAPVAAGLIAAVVGGVVAGLLGGSAVQVSGPTASLTVIVAESVHQFGWAATCFITVGAGLLQILFGLSRIARAALAIAPVVVHALLAGIGVIIALQQVHVLLGGASLSSSFDSLVQLPHQLMSVHSGDLVIGLVVIVILVGWKFLPRQVRSVPGPLVAVVVATVLSLVLPAQVERLVLNGSLLDAIGLPAVPSGTWTAIALTMVTIALIASVETLLSAVAVDKLRPGSATNLDRELIGQGTANAVSGMLGGLPIAAVIVRSITNANAGAQTRAATVLHGIWILLFAVAFAGLVQQIPKAALAGLLILIGVQLVKLAHIRLARRTGDLYVYVATVLSVVFLNLLVGMVIGLVLSFALLLWRVVRVTIAAAPVAGTRRWVVTIDGTCTFLALPKLSAELAKVPAGADVTVEMTVDFLDHASYERITEWAARREAEGGAVEFVEIGSARMATATAGPPERGHSRKVLDQAIGPWRRSGNREDPITAGIAAYHRGHAHLLRPHLAGLQHRPDADSFFLTCADARVVPNVITNSGPGDLFTVRNVGNLVPTAGSDVSVEAALIYALEKLDVRAVVVCGHSGCGAMEALYRDVRTGPGLGDWLAHARPSLDRFRLGHPVAEAAAFAGFGEVDQLGMVNVAVQLETLHAHPAVRQGIEERGVAVSGLFFDLATARVIEVTVDGIAEFDDEGRRVAAQPV from the coding sequence ATGTCCACCGACACCGATCCTGCACCACGGACGTTGCCGCGCACGACCTCTTTACCTGCACGCCTGGCCGTTCTCGGCCGCCACGATCTGCCCGCTTCGATCGTGGTTTTCCTTGTCGCACTGCCCCTTTCCCTCGGTGTCGCGGTCGCCTCCGGTGCGCCGGTCGCCGCCGGGCTGATCGCCGCCGTGGTCGGCGGCGTGGTCGCCGGTCTGCTCGGCGGCTCGGCGGTGCAGGTGAGCGGGCCCACCGCCAGTCTCACCGTGATCGTCGCCGAGAGTGTGCACCAATTCGGCTGGGCTGCCACGTGTTTCATCACCGTCGGCGCCGGCCTCCTGCAGATCCTGTTCGGGCTCAGCCGGATAGCGCGTGCCGCGCTGGCGATCGCGCCGGTGGTGGTGCACGCGCTGCTGGCCGGCATCGGCGTGATCATCGCGCTGCAGCAGGTACATGTGCTGCTGGGTGGCGCCTCGCTCAGCTCCTCGTTCGACAGCCTCGTGCAGCTGCCGCACCAGCTGATGTCGGTGCACAGCGGCGACCTGGTGATCGGCCTGGTGGTGATCGTGATCCTGGTCGGCTGGAAGTTCCTGCCGCGTCAGGTCCGGTCGGTCCCCGGGCCGCTGGTCGCGGTGGTGGTCGCGACCGTGCTGTCGCTGGTCTTGCCCGCCCAGGTGGAGCGGCTGGTGCTCAACGGTTCGCTGCTGGACGCGATCGGTCTGCCCGCGGTGCCCTCGGGCACGTGGACGGCGATCGCGCTGACCATGGTGACGATCGCGCTCATCGCCAGCGTGGAAACCCTGCTCTCGGCCGTCGCCGTGGACAAACTGCGCCCCGGCAGCGCGACCAACCTCGACCGGGAACTGATCGGGCAGGGCACGGCGAACGCGGTGTCCGGCATGCTCGGCGGCCTGCCGATCGCCGCGGTGATCGTCCGCAGCATCACCAACGCGAACGCGGGCGCGCAGACCAGGGCGGCGACCGTGCTGCACGGGATCTGGATCCTGCTGTTCGCGGTCGCGTTCGCCGGTCTGGTCCAGCAGATCCCGAAGGCGGCGCTGGCCGGCCTGCTGATCCTGATCGGCGTGCAGCTGGTCAAGCTGGCGCACATCCGGCTGGCCCGGCGCACCGGTGATCTCTACGTCTACGTCGCGACGGTGCTCAGCGTGGTGTTCCTGAATCTGTTGGTGGGCATGGTGATCGGGCTCGTGCTCTCGTTCGCACTGCTGCTGTGGCGGGTGGTCCGGGTGACGATCGCCGCCGCGCCGGTGGCCGGTACCCGCCGCTGGGTGGTCACCATCGACGGCACCTGCACCTTCCTCGCGCTGCCGAAGCTGAGCGCCGAGCTGGCGAAGGTGCCCGCGGGCGCGGACGTGACCGTCGAGATGACCGTGGACTTCCTCGATCATGCCTCCTACGAGCGGATCACCGAGTGGGCCGCGCGCCGCGAAGCCGAGGGCGGCGCAGTCGAATTCGTCGAGATCGGTAGCGCGCGGATGGCAACGGCGACCGCCGGGCCGCCCGAGCGCGGCCACTCCAGGAAGGTGCTCGATCAGGCGATCGGGCCGTGGCGGCGCAGCGGCAACCGGGAGGATCCGATCACGGCCGGCATCGCCGCCTATCACCGCGGGCACGCGCACCTGCTGCGGCCGCACCTGGCGGGCCTGCAGCATCGGCCCGACGCCGACTCGTTCTTCCTGACCTGCGCCGATGCGCGCGTGGTCCCGAACGTCATCACCAACAGCGGCCCCGGCGACCTGTTCACCGTCCGCAACGTGGGCAATCTGGTGCCGACCGCGGGCAGTGACGTCTCGGTGGAGGCCGCGCTCATCTACGCGTTGGAGAAGCTGGACGTGCGGGCCGTCGTGGTGTGCGGGCACTCCGGCTGCGGCGCGATGGAGGCGCTGTACCGTGACGTGCGGACCGGCCCCGGCCTGGGGGACTGGCTGGCGCACGCGCGGCCCAGCCTCGACCGGTTCCGGCTCGGGCATCCGGTGGCCGAGGCGGCGGCCTTCGCCGGCTTCGGGGAGGTGGACCAGCTCGGCATGGTGAACGTCGCGGTGCAGCTGGAGACGTTGCACGCCCATCCCGCAGTCCGGCAGGGGATCGAGGAGCGCGGCGTCGCGGTCTCGGGCTTGTTCTTCGACCTGGCCACCGCCCGGGTGATCGAGGTGACCGTGGACGGCATCGCGGAGTTCGACGATGAGGGGCGCCGTGTCGCCGCACAGCCGGTGTAA
- a CDS encoding McrB family protein, protein MAEEKLSLGRLGSVQVEAVARTIMRRCLVDDDSLFTPGRAIWTPEHLAELHRAYVDAPDASGASFVAKLEHQLAEIGPPARQLFAEIYTLNVLPLVNLLPTTKIRAVERILEPLDEPVGIPDEVLEAFQDGVFNGGRAFNSRRWAQLAYLVEFAEYFKSHDLAQRQAARADPFACRAIVRGAPGPREPAQRQALLYLFHPEYFLPIVSGAHRTALRDGLASAYLPSGGTDDLDRDLRAIDDAVLAATGAPVDYYLSPWREMWQTDTAGDPVVTAEVAAESDDDAVEATPYTVAEIVADGCFHSAEALRQMLARWSSKKNLVLQGAPGTGKTWLARRLAYALIGSQSPEAIRSVQFHPNTSYEDFVRGWRPVTTEDGSGRLDLVDGPLLTHAERARRQPDIPHVLVIEEINRGNPAQAFGEMLTLIEATKRSEHDALELSYSSVPGERYHLPDNLYLIGTMNLADRSLALVDFALRRRFAFETLAPAFTEAWAAELRSKLPMSGDLVGRIHDRVAALNTTIAEHRMLGPSFRIGHSFFTPNEPQSDGWRWFLGVVESEIEPLLREYWFDEPATADDAVARLKA, encoded by the coding sequence GTGGCCGAGGAGAAGCTCTCGCTGGGACGGTTGGGTTCAGTACAGGTCGAGGCGGTGGCACGGACGATCATGCGGCGCTGCCTGGTGGACGACGATTCGCTGTTCACACCGGGGCGCGCGATCTGGACACCGGAACATCTAGCCGAGTTGCATCGTGCGTACGTGGACGCACCGGATGCCTCCGGCGCCTCCTTCGTCGCCAAACTCGAGCACCAGCTCGCCGAGATCGGTCCGCCCGCACGGCAACTGTTCGCCGAGATCTACACCCTGAACGTGCTACCGCTGGTTAACCTGTTGCCCACCACCAAGATTCGGGCCGTCGAGCGGATACTGGAGCCGCTCGACGAGCCGGTGGGCATACCCGACGAAGTCCTCGAGGCCTTCCAGGACGGCGTCTTCAACGGTGGCCGCGCGTTCAACAGCAGACGCTGGGCACAGCTGGCGTACCTGGTGGAGTTCGCCGAGTACTTCAAGAGCCACGACCTCGCACAGCGACAGGCCGCCCGAGCCGATCCGTTCGCCTGCCGTGCCATCGTCCGCGGCGCGCCCGGCCCGCGCGAACCCGCGCAACGACAAGCACTGCTGTACCTCTTCCACCCCGAATACTTTCTGCCGATCGTGTCCGGCGCCCACCGGACCGCGTTGCGCGACGGCCTGGCCTCGGCCTATCTCCCGTCCGGCGGCACCGACGATCTCGATCGCGACCTGCGAGCCATCGACGACGCGGTGCTCGCGGCGACCGGTGCGCCGGTGGACTACTACCTGTCACCGTGGCGGGAGATGTGGCAGACCGACACCGCTGGCGACCCGGTGGTCACGGCGGAGGTCGCCGCCGAAAGCGACGACGACGCAGTCGAAGCCACGCCGTACACCGTGGCCGAGATCGTCGCGGACGGCTGCTTCCATTCCGCCGAGGCATTGCGGCAGATGCTGGCGCGGTGGTCGAGCAAGAAGAACCTCGTGCTGCAAGGTGCGCCGGGCACCGGAAAGACCTGGCTCGCACGGCGATTGGCCTACGCGCTGATCGGATCGCAGTCCCCCGAGGCGATTCGGTCGGTGCAGTTCCATCCGAATACGTCCTACGAGGACTTCGTGCGGGGTTGGCGACCGGTGACGACCGAGGACGGCTCGGGCCGGCTGGATCTCGTCGACGGCCCGTTGCTCACCCACGCGGAACGCGCACGGCGGCAACCCGATATCCCGCACGTGCTGGTGATCGAGGAGATCAACCGCGGCAACCCCGCGCAGGCCTTCGGCGAGATGCTGACCCTCATCGAGGCGACCAAACGGAGCGAGCACGACGCACTCGAACTCTCGTATTCGTCCGTCCCCGGCGAGCGCTACCACCTGCCCGACAACCTGTATCTGATCGGCACGATGAACCTCGCGGACCGGTCGTTGGCCCTGGTCGATTTCGCGCTGCGCCGCCGGTTCGCCTTCGAAACGCTGGCTCCCGCGTTCACCGAGGCGTGGGCGGCGGAGTTGCGCTCGAAGCTGCCGATGTCCGGCGACCTCGTCGGCCGGATCCACGACCGGGTGGCCGCGTTGAACACCACCATCGCCGAGCATCGGATGCTCGGCCCCTCGTTCCGGATCGGCCACAGCTTCTTCACCCCGAACGAACCCCAATCCGACGGATGGCGGTGGTTCCTCGGCGTGGTGGAGAGTGAGATCGAGCCGCTGTTGCGCGAATACTGGTTCGACGAACCGGCCACCGCGGACGACGCGGTCGCCCGGTTGAAGGCCTGA